One Mercenaria mercenaria strain notata chromosome 12, MADL_Memer_1, whole genome shotgun sequence DNA segment encodes these proteins:
- the LOC128547168 gene encoding monocarboxylate transporter 14-like: MIGLFIPKRLFIGCPVGCFFIKRYGCRTCAVIGGLTAAVGFGLGVSYTAGMAVLNIYFDKFKTLATELASIGQNTGLVIYARLVIYLEESYGWRGMMLIHGAIAFNLCVCACAMFPLKIEERLKAEDFLKTNDEFKGKKKKMHFVNVKLFKKTSFIMFCASNIFVNTSSCIYILHLPSYLKEAGFTQGQLGTVLMVFGISNFVGKVIYSLLGQHPRIDETSLYTVSLTAAGVSVFLTPMFLTKAGVMTTAGLAGFFHCVTGALLHAVIYGIVGFERFADGIGLSLPFKAVGNLIGGPLAGLMLTTTGDYAFSFYLSGVSMVIASLLMIQPVLNHRCRGAQTRNKVLYTVRETDIG; this comes from the exons ATGATTGGATTATTTATACCAAAACGTCTTTTCATTGGAT GTCCAGTTGGGTGTTTCTTCATCAAAAGATACGGTTGTCGAACATGTGCGGTCATAGGTGGTTTGACAGCAGCAGTTG GCTTTGGTCTTGGTGTAAGTTACACGGCTGGCATGGCGGTACTGAACATTTACTTTGACAAGTTTAAAACGCTGGCAACGGAGCTAGCTTCTATTGGTCAAAATACAGGTCTAGTTATATATGCAAGGCTTGTCATATATCTCGAAGAATCGTATGGTTGGAGAGGGATGATGTTGATTCATGGTGCAATAGCTTTTAATCTTTGCGTATGCGCTTGTGCCATGTTTCCTCTCAAAATAGAGGAACGTTTAAAAGCTGAAGATTTCCTGAAGACTAATGATGAGTTCAAAGGCAAAAAGAAAAAGATGCATTTTGTAAATGTGAAGTTATTCAAAAAGACTTCATTCATCATGTTTTGTGcaagtaatatatttgtaaatactaGTTCGTGCATTTATATTTTACACTTGCCGTCATATTTAAAAGAAGCAGGATTTACACAAGGACAGTTAGGAACTGTGCTAATGGTGTTCGGGATTTCGAACTTCGTAGGAAAAGTGATTTATAGTTTATTAGGCCAGCATCCTAGAATTGATGAAACCAGTCTTTATACCGTATCACTAACCGCAGCTGGTGTATCTGTGTTTCTTACCCCAATGTTCCTGACAAAGGCTGGTGTTATGACTACAGCTGGACTGGCTGGGTTTTTCCATTGTGTGACTGGAGCATTGCTTCATGCGGTTATTTACGGAATTGTAGGATTTGAAAGATTTGCTGACGGAATTGGCTTGTCACTTCCTTTCAAAGCAGTTGGAAATCTTATTGGTGGTCCTCTGGCAG GATTAATGCTTACAACGACGGGCGATTATGCATTTTCCTTTTACCTATCCGGTGTTAGCATGGTTATAGCATCCCTGCTAATGATTCAGCCCGTGTTAAACCACAGATGTAGAGGGGCACAGACAAGAAACAAGGTTTTATATACAGTACGCGAAACAGATATTGGATAA
- the LOC123533089 gene encoding monocarboxylate transporter 12-like, which produces MLEMKRDGGWGWLVLVFVLCCQTIVGGFCLSGGLFYIIYMDIFNSDPVEIAWLCSLPVALWYFTSPVGSFFIKRYGCRTCAVIGGLTAAVGISLSYFANSTGYLFFSHGLLTGFGLGVSNTAGMEVLNIYFDKFKTLATGLASIGQNTGLVIYARLVIYLEESYAGLTGFFVCVTGALLQAVIYRIVRFERYADGLGLSLPFKAVGNLIGGPLAGFMFTTTGDYTFSFYVSGACMVIASLLMIQPVLHHRCKETKPPETKVLYTVCETDTDGVTTTHDMYGNKRRGQIT; this is translated from the exons ATGCTTGAAATGAAAAGAGATGGTGGTTGGGGATGGCTCGTTCTAGTTTTTGTGCTGTGTTGTCAGACAATCGTTGGTGGTTTCTGCTTGTCTGGTGGACTTTTCTATATTATCTACATGGATATATTTAACTCTGATCCCGTAGAAATTGCTTGGCTTTGTTCCTTACCAGTTGCACTTTGGTATTTTACAA GCCCAGTTGGGAGTTTCTTCATCAAAAGATACGGTTGTCGTACATGTGCGGTTATAGGTGGTTTGACAGCAGCAGTTGGTATAAGCTTAAGTTACTTTGCTAATAGCACTGGCTACCTCTTCTTTTCTCATGGACTTCTTACAG gtTTTGGTCTTGGTGTAAGTAACACGGCTGGCATGGAGGTATTGAACATTTACTTTGACAAATTTAAAACGCTGGCAACGGGGCTAGCTTCTATTGGTCAAAATACAGGTCTAGTTATATATGCAAGGCTTGTCATATATCTCGAAGAATCGTATG CTGGACTGACTGGGTTTTTCGTTTGTGTGACTGGAGCATTGCTTCAGGCGGTTATTTATAGAATTGTAAGGTTTGAAAGATATGCTGATGGACTTGGGTTGTCACTTCCTTTCAAAGCAGTTGGAAATCTTATTGGTGGTCCTCTGGCAG GATTTATGTTTACCACGACGGGGGATTATACATTTTCCTTTTATGTATCTGGTGCCTGCATGGTTATAGCATCCCTGCTGATGATTCAGCCCGTGTTACACCATAGATGTAAAGAGACAAAGCCACCAGAAACCAAGGTTTTATACACAGTATGCGAAACAGATACTGACGGAGTAACGACTACCCACGATATGTACGGGAATAAAAGAAGAGGACAAATTACATAG
- the LOC123534963 gene encoding monocarboxylate transporter 13-like, with the protein MLPIRKDGGWGWMVLLTVLCCQTILGGICFSSGLFYIIFMDAFNSDPVETSWLCSLPMSFWYFACPFGSFLTNKYGCRKSAFIGGVVTTAGLSLGFFASSTVYLFVSHGFLTGFGLGINYTACMTVMNKYFDRYKTIATGISSIGHNLGLVIYAKFINYLDETYGWRGMMLIQGAIALNLCACACTLFPLKSAVNLNTENFHEKSDKKKGSINLSLFKKLAFVSFCASNIFTNLSLGIFILHLPSYSKEVGYTESNFGTVLMVFGITTIIGKVVYSLLGHHPRTDETSLYTVSLMATGVFICLIPVFLSKTGMLTLTGLVGFFYSVTGALLQAVIYRIVGFERFADGIGLSLPFKAAGNIIGGPLAGFLFAVTGKYTFSFYLSGICMITASVLMLLPIISHRRRDRRQKKANIYTVCELNVPTDDKKTKAFSTISVQKLDDSKNFAAMKMRSLHVSIDAQESERMLPESENSDKD; encoded by the exons ATGCTTCCCATCAGAAAGGATGGTGGTTGGGGCTGGATGGTACTATTAACTGTATTATGCTGCCAGACCATTCTAGGAGGAATTTGTTTTTCCAGTGGACTTTTCTATATAATTTTCATGGACGCTTTCAATTCAGATCCCGTGGAAACATCTTGGCTGTGTTCCCttccaatgtcattctggtatTTTGCAT GCCCATTTGGAAGTTTTCTCACTAACAAATACGGCTGTCGAAAGAGCGCTTTCATTGGTGGTGTTGTAACAACAGCTGGTCTAAGTCTGGGTTTCTTTGCGAGTAGTACCGTGTATCTTTTCGTCTCGCATGGCTTTCTCACAG GATTCGGTCTTGGCATAAACTACACAGCTTGCATGACAGTCATGAATAAATACTTTGACAGATATAAAACAATAGCAACAGGAATATCATCTATAGGACATAATCTTGGTCTTGTAATTTATGCAAAATTTATAAACTATTTAGACGAGACTTACGGATGGAGAGGAATGATGTTGATTCAAGGTGCAATAGCTCTTAATCTTTGCGCATGCGCGTGTACACTGTTTCCACTGAAGTCGGCCGTAAATTTAAATACAGAAAATTTTCATGAGAAATCTGATAAAAAGAAAGGGTCAATCaatttatcattatttaaaaaattagcTTTTGTTTCATTCTGTGCCAGTAACATTTTTACAAATCTAAGTTTAGGTATATTCATTTTGCATTTGCCATCATATTCAAAAGAAGTAGGATATACTGAAAGTAATTTCGGAACTGTGCTAATGGTGTTTGGAATAACAACAATCATAGGTAAGGTAGTATATAGTTTACTAGGCCACCACCCTAGAACGGACGAAACTAGTCTATATACTGTATCATTAATGGCAACAGGCGTTTTTATATGCCTTATACCAGTGTTTCTGAGTAAGACAGGAATGCTTACTTTGACTGGTCTTGTTGGATTTTTCTACTCTGTAACTGGAGCATTGCTTCAAGCAGTAATCTACAGAATTGTAGGATTTGAAAGGTTTGCTGACGGCATTGGTTTATCACTTCCCTTCAAAGCAGCCGGAAACATTATTGGTGGACCACTCGCGG GATTTTTATTCGCTGTCACTGGGAAGTATACTTTTTCTTTTTACCTGTCCGGCATATGTATGATCACAGCATCTGTGTTAATGTTACTACCAATTATAAGTCATAGACGTCGTGATAGACGACAAAAGAAAGCAAATATCTACACCGTCTGTGAATTAAACGTACCAACTGATGATAAAAAGACAAAAGCTTTCAGCACGATAAGTGTTCAGAAGTTAGATGACTCAAAGAATTTTGCTGCAATGAAAATGAGGAGTTTACATGTTTCAATTGATGCTCAAGAGAGTGAAAGAATGTTGCCAGAAAGTGAAAATTCTGATAAAGATTAG